In Palleronia sp. LCG004, a single window of DNA contains:
- a CDS encoding transglutaminase family protein, protein MRLQVSAKLEYGIDDAADVLVQIETASLPGQTVSKARFDPGETSHIHRIAAEDGVGTRVWLHCTEKLVCNFDAVVDIDRPVPEISSLKQDKVHQLPHEAVRYLMSSRYCPADEFHSFAGAEFGHLSGGKAVVAMSDWIKANFIYTPGSSGPGTTAVDTFVTRRGICRDFAHVMISLARAAAIPARMVSCYGPRVEPPDFHAVAQVWLEGEWHLVDPTGMATPDEIAIIGVGRDAADIAFLTSYGWVNLIDQKVEVTTV, encoded by the coding sequence ATGCGCTTGCAGGTTTCAGCCAAGCTCGAATACGGCATCGATGACGCGGCAGATGTGCTGGTCCAGATCGAAACGGCGAGCTTGCCGGGCCAGACGGTCAGCAAAGCGCGCTTTGATCCGGGCGAGACCTCCCACATCCATCGCATCGCCGCCGAAGACGGCGTCGGCACGCGGGTCTGGCTGCATTGTACCGAGAAGCTCGTCTGCAACTTCGACGCAGTGGTTGATATCGATCGGCCCGTTCCCGAGATTTCATCTTTGAAGCAGGACAAAGTGCACCAATTGCCGCACGAGGCCGTTCGCTACCTGATGTCCTCGAGATATTGTCCGGCGGACGAATTCCACTCCTTTGCAGGAGCAGAGTTCGGACATCTAAGCGGTGGCAAAGCCGTTGTGGCCATGTCGGACTGGATCAAGGCGAACTTCATTTATACCCCCGGCAGTTCGGGTCCCGGAACGACCGCCGTTGACACGTTCGTCACCCGTCGCGGCATCTGTCGCGACTTTGCCCATGTAATGATTTCGCTTGCGCGAGCTGCGGCGATCCCCGCTCGAATGGTTAGCTGCTACGGGCCGCGGGTCGAACCGCCTGACTTTCATGCGGTCGCGCAGGTCTGGCTCGAAGGTGAGTGGCATTTGGTCGATCCGACCGGAATGGCGACGCCGGACGAGATTGCGATCATCGGCGTTGGGCGGGATGCGGCCGATATCGCGTTCCTGACAAGCTACGGGTGGGTGAACCTTATTGACCAGAAAGTCGAGGTCACGACCGTCTAA
- a CDS encoding alkene reductase — MADRAKLFAPATMGAIELPNRVLMAPLTRNRAQSDGTPSDLAQTYYGQRAGAGLIISEATQVDAMGKGYLDTPGIHSDAHVAAWHLITDAVHAKGGRIFLQLWHVGRISHVSLLPDGRSPLAPSAIQADTQTFTANGFENCSPPEAMSLDQIHETIEQFRNGAELARKAGFDGVEIHSANGYLLDQFIQDKTNQRDDEYGGPVENRIRIVSEIVDAVATQWSRDRIGIRVSPLGHANDIGDSDVEGTFGALYEMLSDKRLAYLHVMEQFPGHDNEGEAAALVRRLRGRYDGFVISNGGYTADTAVDAIASGHADAVAFGRDFIATPDLPERFRVDADLNEQDQDTFYGGGAEGYTDYPFMAEDKTLAS, encoded by the coding sequence ATGGCCGACAGAGCCAAGCTGTTCGCACCCGCCACGATGGGCGCGATCGAACTCCCGAACCGAGTACTCATGGCACCGCTTACCCGCAATCGTGCGCAGTCCGATGGAACGCCCTCGGATCTGGCGCAGACCTATTACGGCCAGCGCGCCGGCGCTGGCCTCATCATTTCCGAAGCGACACAGGTCGACGCCATGGGCAAGGGCTATCTCGACACGCCCGGGATCCATTCCGACGCCCATGTTGCTGCGTGGCACCTGATTACCGATGCAGTCCATGCCAAAGGTGGACGTATCTTCCTTCAGCTCTGGCATGTCGGGCGGATCAGTCACGTTTCGCTTTTGCCTGACGGTCGCTCGCCGCTCGCACCCTCTGCGATCCAGGCCGATACACAGACATTCACGGCCAACGGATTCGAAAACTGTTCGCCGCCCGAGGCGATGAGCCTCGATCAGATCCACGAGACCATCGAACAGTTCCGGAATGGTGCCGAACTCGCACGCAAAGCCGGCTTCGACGGTGTCGAGATTCATTCGGCGAACGGCTACCTGCTTGACCAATTCATTCAGGACAAGACCAACCAGCGCGATGATGAGTACGGCGGCCCTGTCGAGAACCGCATCCGGATCGTTTCCGAAATCGTCGACGCCGTGGCGACGCAATGGTCCCGCGACCGGATCGGCATTCGTGTCTCGCCGCTTGGACATGCCAACGACATCGGCGACAGCGATGTCGAGGGGACGTTCGGTGCACTCTACGAAATGCTTTCCGACAAGCGCCTTGCCTACCTTCACGTCATGGAGCAGTTTCCCGGCCACGACAACGAGGGTGAGGCCGCGGCACTCGTTCGCCGGCTGCGTGGTCGCTACGACGGCTTCGTCATCTCGAACGGGGGCTACACGGCGGACACGGCGGTCGATGCGATCGCATCAGGGCATGCCGATGCGGTCGCTTTCGGACGCGATTTCATCGCCACTCCCGACCTTCCGGAGCGGTTTCGCGTAGACGCGGACCTGAATGAGCAGGATCAGGACACGTTCTACGGCGGCGGTGCCGAAGGTTACACGGATTATCCGTTCATGGCCGAAGACAAAACACTCGCCAGCTGA
- a CDS encoding RbsD/FucU family protein, whose translation MLKGIDPLIGPELLRALALMGHGDRIVVTDANFPAASVGNATVLGTALRMECDAPRALEAILSLMPLDTYIDDPVLTMQVVGDPNAMPEVVTDALPVFTREGAKPKGVERFEFYDMARRTFAVLRTTETRPYGNFILSKGVL comes from the coding sequence ATGCTCAAGGGGATCGACCCTCTCATCGGGCCGGAATTGCTCCGGGCGCTCGCGCTCATGGGGCATGGCGACAGGATCGTCGTGACAGACGCAAACTTCCCTGCCGCATCGGTCGGGAATGCCACTGTTCTAGGTACAGCTCTCAGGATGGAGTGCGATGCGCCACGTGCCCTCGAGGCCATCCTGTCGCTCATGCCCCTCGACACCTATATCGACGACCCGGTTCTCACGATGCAGGTCGTGGGTGATCCGAATGCTATGCCCGAAGTCGTGACCGATGCGCTACCGGTCTTTACGCGCGAAGGTGCCAAACCGAAGGGCGTGGAGAGGTTCGAGTTCTACGATATGGCCCGCAGAACCTTTGCGGTCCTGCGCACTACCGAAACGAGACCCTACGGTAATTTCATCCTCAGCAAGGGGGTGCTGTAA
- a CDS encoding sugar ABC transporter ATP-binding protein, with amino-acid sequence MTELVRMEGIDKRFPGVHALKSVDFDLRPGEVHTLMGENGAGKSTLMKCLSGVYQPDGGRILIDGEARNLPNPKAAQDLGIGIIHQELALMPDLNVAQNIFIGREPRKSFGRLNESKLNSDAGEIFRGMNVKMDPRTPVSALTIARQQMVEIAKALSFQSRVLIMDEPTAALNDAEIAELFTIIRRLKAEGVGIIYISHKMDEIRRISDRVTVMRDGAYVGTVEAADTPISQIISMMVGREIEDASAEIPDHAGAETALEIRGLGRGRELHDISFDLKRGEILGFAGLMGAGRTELARAIFGAEPPDRGEILVGGKERRIRTPSDAVRAGIGYLSEDRKQFGLALGLDVRANIGLASMGSNSDRLGRIDEGRLGNHARDYIDRLRIRTPHDRQEVRLLSGGNQQKVVIAKWLLRDCDILIFDEPTRGIDVGAKAEIYRLMADLAKRGKAIIVISSELPEVLRVSHRIAVMCEGRLTGILPGGAKQEEIMALATQREGVTV; translated from the coding sequence ATGACGGAACTCGTCCGGATGGAGGGGATCGACAAACGGTTCCCCGGTGTTCATGCGCTCAAATCCGTGGATTTCGACCTGAGGCCCGGCGAGGTCCATACCCTGATGGGCGAGAACGGCGCCGGCAAGTCGACGTTGATGAAATGCCTCTCTGGCGTCTATCAGCCCGATGGTGGTCGGATACTGATCGACGGCGAGGCCCGGAACCTGCCGAACCCCAAGGCGGCGCAGGATCTCGGGATAGGTATCATACATCAGGAACTCGCCCTGATGCCGGATCTGAACGTCGCGCAGAATATTTTCATCGGCCGCGAACCGCGGAAATCCTTCGGACGGCTGAACGAGTCGAAGCTCAACTCCGACGCGGGCGAAATCTTTCGCGGCATGAACGTCAAGATGGATCCGCGCACGCCGGTCAGCGCACTTACCATTGCCCGGCAACAGATGGTCGAGATCGCAAAGGCTCTGAGCTTCCAGTCCCGCGTTCTCATCATGGACGAGCCGACAGCCGCCCTCAACGATGCCGAGATCGCCGAGCTCTTCACGATCATCCGCCGTCTCAAGGCCGAAGGCGTCGGAATCATCTATATCAGCCACAAGATGGATGAGATCCGCCGCATCTCCGATCGTGTTACGGTGATGCGTGACGGTGCCTATGTGGGGACGGTCGAAGCAGCCGACACGCCGATCAGCCAGATCATCTCGATGATGGTCGGTCGTGAGATCGAAGACGCAAGCGCAGAAATTCCGGACCATGCGGGTGCCGAGACCGCTCTCGAAATTCGAGGGCTCGGGCGTGGGCGGGAACTCCACGACATCAGTTTCGATCTGAAGCGGGGCGAGATCCTGGGATTCGCAGGGCTCATGGGGGCCGGCCGGACGGAGCTTGCACGCGCAATCTTCGGGGCTGAACCGCCTGATCGAGGCGAAATACTGGTGGGAGGAAAAGAGCGCCGCATCCGCACACCGTCGGATGCCGTACGGGCGGGCATCGGTTACCTTTCGGAGGATCGCAAGCAGTTCGGCCTGGCGCTCGGACTCGACGTGCGCGCCAATATCGGTTTGGCCAGCATGGGCTCGAACTCCGACCGCCTTGGCCGGATCGACGAGGGGCGTCTGGGAAATCACGCACGCGACTACATCGACCGCCTGAGGATCCGTACACCGCATGATCGGCAAGAGGTCCGGCTGCTGTCGGGCGGCAACCAGCAGAAGGTAGTCATCGCGAAATGGCTGCTTCGCGATTGCGACATCCTCATCTTCGACGAGCCGACACGCGGCATCGACGTGGGGGCCAAGGCCGAGATCTACAGGTTGATGGCCGATCTCGCGAAGCGTGGAAAAGCGATCATCGTTATCTCGAGCGAACTGCCCGAGGTGCTGCGCGTAAGCCACCGCATCGCGGTCATGTGCGAAGGCCGGCTCACCGGGATCCTGCCCGGCGGCGCGAAACAGGAAGAAATCATGGCGCTGGCCACCCAGCGCGAGGGAGTGACGGTCTGA
- a CDS encoding ABC transporter permease produces the protein MTASETNANDTSTKNDSNGARSAEAKAGAQSQRRGAAQQKVLAFASLIVLVVGFSLASPNFFQISNIMAILQATSVNGVLAIGVTLIIITGGIDLSVGTLMTFCAVMTGVVLTWAGMPLIFGVVTAIATGALAGFVSGSLVAKARIPPFIATLGMMLIFRGMSLIVTGTRPIYFNDTPGFNQISLGSVIGSVFPAFPLPNGVLILFCIAILAAWILSRTVLGRYTFALGSNEEAVRLSGVNTDRWKIAIYALSGAIVGVAGLLIASRLNSAQPALGLGYELEAIAAVVIGGTSLSGGRGTILGTLIGALIMAVLTNGLRVLSVAPEWQTVVTGAIIIFAVYADQLRRRKTS, from the coding sequence ATGACGGCAAGCGAGACGAACGCGAACGACACCAGTACGAAGAACGACAGCAACGGCGCGCGAAGCGCCGAAGCGAAGGCGGGCGCGCAATCGCAGCGCCGCGGTGCCGCGCAACAGAAGGTCCTGGCCTTCGCAAGCCTCATCGTGCTCGTCGTCGGTTTTTCGCTGGCGAGCCCCAACTTCTTCCAGATATCCAACATCATGGCGATCCTGCAGGCGACATCGGTCAACGGTGTGCTCGCCATCGGGGTCACGCTGATCATCATCACCGGGGGCATCGACCTGTCGGTCGGTACGCTCATGACCTTCTGCGCCGTGATGACGGGTGTCGTCCTCACCTGGGCCGGAATGCCCTTAATCTTCGGCGTGGTGACGGCAATCGCGACGGGTGCGCTCGCGGGATTCGTGTCAGGGTCACTCGTCGCGAAGGCGAGGATCCCGCCCTTCATCGCGACGCTTGGCATGATGCTGATATTCCGCGGGATGTCGTTGATCGTGACCGGAACGCGGCCGATCTACTTCAACGATACGCCGGGCTTTAACCAGATTTCGCTCGGTTCCGTGATCGGATCGGTCTTTCCGGCCTTTCCCCTTCCCAACGGGGTCCTCATCCTCTTTTGCATCGCGATCCTCGCGGCGTGGATCCTGAGCCGTACCGTGCTGGGTCGTTATACCTTCGCGCTCGGCTCGAACGAGGAGGCGGTAAGGCTTTCAGGCGTCAACACGGACCGTTGGAAGATTGCGATCTACGCACTTTCCGGCGCGATCGTAGGTGTTGCGGGCCTTCTGATCGCAAGCCGCCTCAACTCGGCGCAGCCGGCGCTCGGCCTCGGATACGAACTGGAGGCGATCGCGGCCGTCGTCATCGGCGGAACCAGCCTATCGGGCGGTCGCGGAACGATCCTCGGCACCTTGATCGGCGCGCTTATCATGGCCGTGCTGACGAACGGGCTGCGCGTGCTTTCGGTCGCACCGGAATGGCAGACGGTCGTCACCGGAGCCATCATCATCTTCGCCGTCTATGCGGATCAATTGCGTCGGCGCAAGACGAGCTGA
- a CDS encoding ABC transporter substrate-binding protein, producing MFNRRTLIGSAASIALLATASASVAQDEELYIPLISKGFQHQFWQAVNTGAEQAAEELGVRVTFEGPDNETQVDRQMDMLSAALANNPDAIGFAALDSQAAIPLLRQADEAGIPIVAFDSGVESDIPVALAATDNVAAASLAADKMAEILGGEGQVAVVAHDQTSRTGVDRRDGFVNQMEAEYPDIEIVAIEYGGGDHLRSTEITRALLAAYPDLDGIFGTNEGSAIGVVNGVREAGAENITIVGYDSGKAQTDAIRDGLMAGAITQNPVGIGRETVRAAVAAARGEEVESNIDTGFYWYDQSNIDDPEIQEVLYD from the coding sequence ATGTTCAATAGACGAACCCTTATCGGCTCTGCGGCGTCGATTGCGCTGCTGGCCACCGCTTCGGCTTCGGTCGCGCAGGACGAAGAGCTTTACATTCCGCTGATTTCCAAGGGCTTCCAGCATCAATTCTGGCAGGCGGTCAACACGGGTGCCGAACAGGCGGCAGAAGAGCTCGGTGTCCGTGTGACGTTCGAGGGGCCCGACAACGAAACGCAGGTCGATCGCCAGATGGACATGCTGTCGGCCGCACTCGCCAACAATCCCGACGCAATCGGTTTTGCCGCGCTCGACAGTCAGGCGGCGATCCCGCTTCTGCGTCAGGCCGACGAAGCCGGAATTCCGATCGTGGCCTTCGACTCGGGTGTCGAAAGCGACATTCCCGTGGCGCTCGCCGCGACCGACAACGTCGCCGCCGCGAGCCTCGCAGCCGACAAGATGGCCGAGATCCTCGGCGGTGAGGGTCAGGTCGCGGTCGTCGCACATGACCAGACCTCGCGTACCGGCGTCGACCGCCGCGATGGCTTCGTCAACCAGATGGAGGCGGAGTATCCCGATATCGAGATCGTCGCGATCGAGTATGGCGGCGGCGACCACCTTCGCTCAACCGAGATCACACGGGCATTGCTGGCCGCCTATCCCGATCTCGACGGCATCTTCGGCACCAACGAAGGCTCGGCCATCGGCGTCGTCAATGGCGTGCGCGAGGCAGGAGCAGAGAACATCACGATCGTCGGATACGATTCGGGCAAGGCCCAGACCGACGCGATCCGCGATGGTCTGATGGCGGGCGCGATTACCCAGAACCCCGTCGGCATCGGCCGCGAGACTGTCCGGGCCGCCGTCGCGGCTGCGCGTGGCGAAGAAGTCGAAAGCAATATCGACACGGGCTTCTACTGGTACGATCAATCGAATATCGACGACCCAGAGATCCAGGAAGTCCTTTACGACTGA